Part of the Marinitoga hydrogenitolerans DSM 16785 genome, AACCGCTGAAAGCATCTAAGCGGGAAACGGGCCCCGAGATGAGGTTTCCCACTCTTCGGAGTTAAGGGCAGTTCGAGACTAGGACGTAGATAGGCCGGAGGTGTAAGTACAGTGATGTATTGAGCCGACCGGTACTAATAGCCCGAGGCCTTGACCTTATTAAGTAACTATGCACATGTGAATGAGTATTGAGGGGTGCAGAAACCAGATATGGAAACACGCGGATCCATACCGAACCCGACCGTTAAGCATATCTGGGCCGATGGTAGTATGGGAAATCCATGCGAGAGTAGGTAGCGCCCCTCTTTTTATTTTTCATTGCAGCTCTACGAGCAGTATATGATTTATAATAATAGTAATAATACAAAATTAATAATGATAATTTAAATATCTAATATAGCAGCCATCCTTTGGCTGCTTTTTTTGTTTACTTTGTTGATCGTTTAATTAAAAAAATTACCTTAAAAATATTATATTTAATCATATTGATACTTTTAAATAATGATTTTAATTATATTTTTTGATATAATTATATTGAAAATATTTTTTGAAGGAGGTTTGATAATGAAATCGATAAAAACAAAGATTACTTTAGTTTTTTCAATTGTTATAATCTCAGCAGGTTTGTTTGTAGGATTCTTTTTATACTTTTATCTTGGAAGTTCTTTAAAAGCTATTATTTCTGATTCAGCTTTTACGACTTTAGAACAACAATCAAAACAAATTGAAAATTTTTTAGATGGTCTAATTCATGAAATGAAATTGATTTCAAATCAAAAAATATTAAAAAGTATGAATTTTAAAGATTCTATTGAGGGTTTAAAAAAAGATTTGAATATATTAGATGATTTTTCAATGTTATTTATTGCAAATAAAAATGGTGATGCATATACTACCTCTGATGTTGAAACTAATATAAGTAATAGAGAATATTTTAAAAAAATAATGGTGGGTGAAGATTTAGCAATTAGTGATGTATTAATTTCAAAAGCAGATGGAAGTTCGATAATTGTTTTAGCGCATTCAATTAGAGATGATAATAATAATATTATTGGATTAATTGGTGCAACTATTTCTATAAGTAAATTCTTGGAATTTTTAACAACGAACGATGAAAAAAGCATTTATAGCTTTATAATTGATTCTAATGGAGTAATTATTTCTCATTCTATAAAAGATTTTGTCTGAAAAAATATATTAGATGATGATTCTAAGGGGTTAAATGAAGTAGCTCAGAAAATGTTAAAGAATGAAAGAGGTTATAATGAAATAATAACTAATGGCGAAAAAAGAATTTTGTTTTACATACCAATAAAAAGTTTAAAATGGTCTGCTGCAATCTCTATACCGGAAAAAATGTTATTAGAAAATTCTAATAAATTAATTCAATTCTTTACAATAATAGTATTAATTGCAGTTTTAATAGCTTTGATTATTTCTGTTTTATTAGGAAATTCAATAGTTAAACCGTTGGTTAAATTGGCAGATAGTGTAAAAAAATTTGGTGAAGGTGATTTAACACAAAAATTTGAAGTAAAAGGTAAAGATGAAATAGCAAGAATTTCAGAATCGTTAAATTATATGTCTAAAAATCTTGTTAGCTATTTGAAAAAAATAAAACAATCATCAGAAGATTTAGAAAATATGTCTCATGAAATAAATAATAATGTTGAATTTCAAACTAAACAGATGTTTGAAATAAATTCAAAAACAGAAAAAATAAATGAAAGTTCATATTCTGCTGCAGCGTCAGTAGAAGAAATAAATTCAGGTGTTGAAGAAATAACAGCAGCAGCACAGAACATATCAAAAAGTGCTCAGGATTTGTCAAAAGAAGCTTTAGATGTTTCTAATAGTGCAAATGAAGGGAATCAATTGGTTGAAAAAATTTCAGAAATAATAAATCATGCTGTAGAACAATCAAATGAAACAGTAGATAAAGTAAAAGAATTAGTATCAAAATCAGAAAATATAGGTCAAATAGTTGAAACTATTGAAAATATTACAGAACAAACAAATTTATTGGCATTAAATGCAGCAATAGAAGCAGCAAGAGCTGGAGAAGCTGGGAAAGGATTTGCGGTTGTTGCAGATGAGATAAGAAAATTAGCTGAAGAATCTAAAAAGGCAACAGAACAAATAGCGCAAATTTTGTTAGAAATACAAAATGAAGCGAATAGTGCAAGTGATGCAACAATTCAGACAGGAGAGATAATATCAGATGTTGAAAAAGAATCAAAAAAGATATCAGACAAATTCAAAACAATTCTTGAAAAAATACAAAAAATAACTTTAGATATAGAAGATTTAAGTTCAAGTTCAGAAGAACAAAGTGCGTCAACTGAAGAAATATCCGCAGGTATGGATAAAATTACGCATGAAATTAATTCAATTTCAGATGAAATTTCAAATATTGCTAATGAATTAAACAATCAAAATGAGAATATAAAGAGACTAGAAGATTTTACTGAAGAATTAAAAGTTAAGTCAGAAGTGTTAGTTGAAGGATTAAAGAAATTTAAAATTTAACAAAACCCCCGAATAGGGGTTTTGTTAAATTATTCTGTACCAAATATTTCAAATAAAGTTTTTTCAGGATTATGGGAATAAACGATAATTTTTTTATCTTCCGGAAAATGATTGAATCTTCTGGAGTGTTTTTTTAACAGTTTTATATCAATATCTAACTGTTTATTATATTCAATAATTAAAGTATTATCATATATTTCGATATTTTTTGCTCCTTTTTTATATGCGATAATTCTCAGTTTTGCATATTCTAAAAGGTTAATAACTTCTTTTGGTATTTTTCCAAATCTATCTTCTATATCTTTTCTTATATTATCAATATTATTTATATCAGTTTCATTTGCAATTAGTCTATAAATTCGCATTCTTTCAATAGGATTCTCTATATATTTTTCTGGTATTATTAAATAACTTTTTATTCCTTTTATATCTAAATCAATTTTTTCTTTTATTTCTTTTGTTGGCATTTCAGAGGAATAATATTCCGCAATAGTTCTATTTAATATTTCTTTATACATATGCAAACCAACACTATTAATATGCCCTTTTTGATCAACTCCTAATAAGTCACCAAATCCTCTAATTTCTAAATCTTGCAATGCTAACTTCATTCCACTACCTGGGCCAGAAATACTTTTTATTGCTTCCAACCTTTTCATGGTCTCGGTTTTAAGTTTTGATTTATATAAAAAATATGCAAATGCTCTTTTATTACTTCTCCCAACTCTTCCTCTTAATTGATAAAGTTGAGAAATTCCATATCTTTCAGCATCGTCGACTATTAAAGTATTTGCATTTGGAATATCCACGCCATTTTCTATAATTGTAGTAGCAATAAGAACATCAATTTCTCCATTATAAAATAATTTTATTATTTTTGATAAATATTTTTTTTGCATTCTTCCATGTGCAGCCACAATTTTTACTTCAGGAATAATATGTCTTAGTTTTTCTTCAATTTCCACAATATCATTTATTCTATTATGGATATATAATGTTTGACCTCCTCTTGACTTTTCTCTAAGAATAGCGGTTCTAATAACTTTTTCAGAATATGGAAAAACAAAGGTTTCTACAGGTATCCTTCCAAAAGGAGGTGTGGAAATTATAGATAAATCTCTTAATCCAGTTAAAGAAAAATATAATGTTCTTGGTATAGGAGTTGCACTCATTGTTAATACGTTAATACCATGAGATATTTCTTTTAATTTTTCTTTTTGAAACACACCAAACCTTTGCTCCTCGTCAATAATTAATAAACCTAATTTTTTAAATTTAATGTTTTTGTTTAATAAAGCATGGGTTCCTATAATTACATCAATTTTTCCAGAATTTATTTTATTAATAATTATATTTTTTTCTTTTGGAGTTTTAAAACGATCTATTAATTCTACAATTATTCCGATTTTTTCAAATCTTTCTTTAGTGTTATCAAAATATTGTTGGGCTAATATGGTGGTTGGTACTAAAATTGCAGCTTGATATCCTGAGCTAACTGTTCGAACAACTGCTCTTAAAGAAACTTCCGTTTTTCCAAAACCAGCATCACCTGCAATTAATCTATCCATAGGTTTTGTTGATGAAAGATCATTTAATGTTTCTTCTATAGCTTTTTCTTGATCTATTGTTTCAATATATTCAAAAGTTTTTTTGAATTTTTCTTCTATTTCTTCATCGCCATTCAATGAGATACCTGTGGTATATTCCCTCAAAGCATATAATTTAATTAATTCTTTTACTTTATTTCTAATATTTTCTTCAACTTTTTTCTTTCTTTTTTGCCATGAATTAGAACCTATTTTATCTATTTTTACTAAATCTTTATCTCCAACATATTTAGTAATTTTATCTATTCTTTCTATTGGTAAAAATACTTTGGCTTTATTCTCATATTCTATTTTAATTAATTCTTTTTCACCAAAATGTGTTTTAATTTTTTTCAAACCTTTATAAATACCCACACCATAATCTTCATGAACGATTAAATCATTTATATTTAAATCATCCCATTCCAATACAGGTATTTCTTTGCTTTTTTTCTTATAACCTATTTTTTTTATTAAAAAATTTTGTTTATCTATTTCTATAGGTTTATAGTCCAGTTTAAGTATTTTTTCAATATTCTTTCCGCTATATTCTTTATATAACTCTTTTTTTACATCTGAAAAAATAAATTCAAGATTTTCTCTTTCTCTTTCATAATACGATTTAATATTTTCGTTTTCATTAATTACAAATATATCAGTTTTATTCAAATCAATATAATCAAGTATTGTATTTTTTTCTAAAAAAGTAATTGCGGGTAATGTTTCAAATGATTCAAAATCCAAAGAAATGGAATTATATTGATGTTTGCTAAAAAATTTTTCTAAATTTTTATGATAATTATTTTCATATTTAAATAAGAATTCAGATCCAGGAGTAAATGTAAAAGAATTTAGATTTTCAATACTTTTTTGGGATTGTATATCAAAAAAATTAATTCTTGTAATTTCATCATCAAATAATTCGATTCTAATAGGATAATTATAAATAGGAATAAATATATCTTTGACAAAACCTTTTTGTGAAAACTCACAATATTCATATACATTCCATGTTTTGTTATAACCTGATAAAAAAGGGTTTAATTTAAAATCTTGATTAATTTTAAAATTAAAAATTTCTTTTATCAATATGTGTTTCGGAATTGTATATCTACTTAATGAATGAAAAGTAGTAAAAATTACAGTATTTTCTGTGGTTAAAAGATTATAGAGCGTTTTTATTCTCAATGCTTTAATTTTATTCGACACTTTTATAGATTCAAAAGGAAAAATATCATAATTAGGATAAAATAAAATATTTTCATCAATAAAATTTTCTATATTCCATGATTCAGGAAAAATGATAATTTTATATTTTTTCTTTGATTTTTTAGCAAGTTCAATGATATCTTTAATAATATTAACCACTCCTATATAAAACAACGGACTTTAAGTCCGTTGATTGTTTTGTATGTTTGTTTTTTCTTATTATATTCGCACATCTAAAGAATGTCCTCTATAGTCATCTACAACTATATTTTCTTTTTTTGTTTCTTTATTATTTTTTCTTTTTTT contains:
- a CDS encoding DEAD/DEAH box helicase, giving the protein MFYIGVVNIIKDIIELAKKSKKKYKIIIFPESWNIENFIDENILFYPNYDIFPFESIKVSNKIKALRIKTLYNLLTTENTVIFTTFHSLSRYTIPKHILIKEIFNFKINQDFKLNPFLSGYNKTWNVYEYCEFSQKGFVKDIFIPIYNYPIRIELFDDEITRINFFDIQSQKSIENLNSFTFTPGSEFLFKYENNYHKNLEKFFSKHQYNSISLDFESFETLPAITFLEKNTILDYIDLNKTDIFVINENENIKSYYERERENLEFIFSDVKKELYKEYSGKNIEKILKLDYKPIEIDKQNFLIKKIGYKKKSKEIPVLEWDDLNINDLIVHEDYGVGIYKGLKKIKTHFGEKELIKIEYENKAKVFLPIERIDKITKYVGDKDLVKIDKIGSNSWQKRKKKVEENIRNKVKELIKLYALREYTTGISLNGDEEIEEKFKKTFEYIETIDQEKAIEETLNDLSSTKPMDRLIAGDAGFGKTEVSLRAVVRTVSSGYQAAILVPTTILAQQYFDNTKERFEKIGIIVELIDRFKTPKEKNIIINKINSGKIDVIIGTHALLNKNIKFKKLGLLIIDEEQRFGVFQKEKLKEISHGINVLTMSATPIPRTLYFSLTGLRDLSIISTPPFGRIPVETFVFPYSEKVIRTAILREKSRGGQTLYIHNRINDIVEIEEKLRHIIPEVKIVAAHGRMQKKYLSKIIKLFYNGEIDVLIATTIIENGVDIPNANTLIVDDAERYGISQLYQLRGRVGRSNKRAFAYFLYKSKLKTETMKRLEAIKSISGPGSGMKLALQDLEIRGFGDLLGVDQKGHINSVGLHMYKEILNRTIAEYYSSEMPTKEIKEKIDLDIKGIKSYLIIPEKYIENPIERMRIYRLIANETDINNIDNIRKDIEDRFGKIPKEVINLLEYAKLRIIAYKKGAKNIEIYDNTLIIEYNKQLDIDIKLLKKHSRRFNHFPEDKKIIVYSHNPEKTLFEIFGTE
- a CDS encoding cache domain-containing protein, whose amino-acid sequence is MKSIKTKITLVFSIVIISAGLFVGFFLYFYLGSSLKAIISDSAFTTLEQQSKQIENFLDGLIHEMKLISNQKILKSMNFKDSIEGLKKDLNILDDFSMLFIANKNGDAYTTSDVETNISNREYFKKIMVGEDLAISDVLISKADGSSIIVLAHSIRDDNNNIIGLIGATISISKFLEFLTTNDEKSIYSFIIDSNGVIISHSIKDFV
- a CDS encoding methyl-accepting chemotaxis protein; translated protein: MLKNERGYNEIITNGEKRILFYIPIKSLKWSAAISIPEKMLLENSNKLIQFFTIIVLIAVLIALIISVLLGNSIVKPLVKLADSVKKFGEGDLTQKFEVKGKDEIARISESLNYMSKNLVSYLKKIKQSSEDLENMSHEINNNVEFQTKQMFEINSKTEKINESSYSAAASVEEINSGVEEITAAAQNISKSAQDLSKEALDVSNSANEGNQLVEKISEIINHAVEQSNETVDKVKELVSKSENIGQIVETIENITEQTNLLALNAAIEAARAGEAGKGFAVVADEIRKLAEESKKATEQIAQILLEIQNEANSASDATIQTGEIISDVEKESKKISDKFKTILEKIQKITLDIEDLSSSSEEQSASTEEISAGMDKITHEINSISDEISNIANELNNQNENIKRLEDFTEELKVKSEVLVEGLKKFKI